GGTGGCGCAGGGGGCGCCCGGCGCGCCCGGCGGCCCGGCCACGCCCGCGACGCCCGTGAGCCCGCGGTCTCCCTGCAGCCCCTGCAGCCCCATGGGGCCCGGCGCTCCCGGCGGTCCCATCGGCCCCGGCCTGCCCATGTCACCCTTCTGTCCCGGGAGTCCGTCGATACCGGGGTTGCCCGGCTGTCCGTCCTTGCCCGGCAGGCCCGGTCGGCCCGGAGGCCCGCGCGGGCCGGGTTCGCCTTTGGGTCCGTACACGACAGTCGCCGGCTCTCCCTTGTCACCCTTCATTCCGAGTGTTCCGGTAAGTCCTATTCTGCCCTGGAATCCTCTGTCACCCTTTTCACCTTGTTGTCCTTGGTATCCTGCTGCTCCGTCGATGCCGTCGAGTCCTCGGTCTCCCTTCTCCCCCCTGAGTCCCGGCAGCCCGGTCGGGCCAGGTGGTCCCTGGTCTCCCTTTTCACCCGGTAAGCCGTATCCGGTAGGTCCCCTGTCTCCCTTCTCTCCCGCTGGTCCTGGTCGGCCGGGTGGTCCGGGTGTGCCGGGTCTGCCGTCGTATCCGGGCGGTCCGGCGATTCCCTCCCGGCCCTGGTCTCCCTTCTCTCCCTGTGGTCCGGGCAGGCCTGGTAGACCGGGTCGTCCGATAGTTCCTGGCAAACCTGTTAATCCTAAGTCTCCCTTTTCTCCTGGTGCTCCAGGGTTGCCCGGGCGGCCATGTTTGCCGGGAATGCCAGGCAGACCCTTTTCTCCCTTGATGGTCAATCCTCCTAGACCAGCCGGTCCAGCAGGTCCTTGGTCACctgtaaatttacaattattataggCAATATGCAAGGATGATTCTTGTCAGCGTTTTGAATAAGAGAGACAATTTAATTGTAGCCTATATAACCTTTTCCATAATATCAGCTATAACAAATTACTTTATGTAAcgtttcaaattaaataaccttattataaacaagtatttttttttattttagagcCAGTCCACTCCTCCTCAACTCCAGTTTTTAGgtgtttatataaataagcattttaaaattaaatttcttaCCCTTCTCTCCAGTGAATCCTGGCTGACCCATTTGTCCCTTGTCACCGGGGAAACCACGATCGCCTTTCTGACCTTCACGTCCTTGCAGTCCCTGTAACCCTCTGTCACCCTTCTGGCCCATCGGGCCGGTGAAGCCAGCGGGACCCACGTCTCCCTTGTCTCCTTTAACATCCATCGCTAGTCCAGGGAATCCTCTGTCTCCCTTGAATCCTTGAAGTCCGACGGGTCCTACCGGGCCGGGTGGACCTATCGGCCCTCTCTCTCCCTTGGCTCCATCGTACCCATCACGCCCTGGCAGTCCAAAGTCTCCCTTGGCTCCCTTGGGTCCAGTGTATCCAGGAAGACCAATATCTCCCTTCTCCCCAGGAGTGCCATCTAGTCCTCGTGCTCCAGGTTGTCCAGGCAGTCCATTGAGTCCTCGGTCACCCTTCGCTCCCTTAGCCCCCGTGAAGCCGACATCTCCCTTGTCTCCCTGCTGGCCGGGGTAGCCGTCGATACCTGGCAACCCAACGTCTCCCTTGCTACCCTGCGGTCCCGGCTGCCCGATACCAGGGAAACCTCCATCACCCTTGTCTCCACGTTCTCCGTTCAGTCCAGGCTTTCCGTTGAGTCCTCTCAGTCCAGGAATTCCAGGTTCTCCCTTTTGTCCCTTGTCTGACGTTAATCCTGGTTCTCCTTTAGGTCCGATCGGTCCTAGGTCACCTCGGTCTCCCTTCTCGCCATCGAACCCTGGTCGACCAGGAACGCCAGCAGCGCCTTCGAATCCTTGATCTCCTTTAAGTCCCTGAGGTCCCATAGGTCCTGGGGCACCGTCAAAACCGGGTCCACCGGGGGCACCTGGCAATCCGAGATCTCCTTTGTCACCTTTCTCTCCTGGGGTGCCCTCGACTCCCGCTAAACCTTGTGGTCCAGGCGCTCCACGTCGTCCCGAGAATCCTTTCGGGCCTTCAGGCCCAGGAACGCCAGTGTCTCCCTTTTGTCCAGGTAGACCAATATTACCTGGTTTACCGGGAATTCCTTGGAATCCTTGCTGACCCTTAGCTCCATCTCTTCCTGGGTATCCTGGTGTTCCCGGCACTCCTGGTGGCCCGACTGGTCCCGGCTCTCCCTTGAGTCCTGGAGGCCCTAGCAGACCTGGCCTTCCCTGGAAACCTAGATCACCTTTCTCGCCCGGTAGACCAACGGGACCAGGTGGTCCGTCAGTTCCCGGAGTTCCTGATTCTCCGCGTGGCCCTTGGTCTCCCTTTCTACCCTCCAAACCAGGAGGTCCCGGAGGACCAGGCATAGAAGCTCCGATTTCACCCTTGTCACCTTTCGGTCCATTTAATCCAGGCAATCCTATCGGTCCAACATTTCCTGGTGTTCCAGGGAAGCCTGCGGGTCCCATGTCTCCCTTGTCTCCACGCTGTCCCGGCACACCGCGCGGCCCCGTGAGGCCGGGGCGGCCCTGCAGGCCGGCGTCTCCCTTCTGCCCCGGACGCCCAGCGTCACCCTGGTCTCCTTTGAGTCCCGGCTCTCCAGCAGGCCCCTGCGGCCCAGGCGCGCCGGGCTCACCGCGGTCTCCCTTAGTCAGTTCCGCCAAGTTGGCGGGACACTGTCCAGGCTCTCCCTTAAGTCCGGGCCAGCCCGCAAGTCCTTTGTCTCCTTTGGCGCCACGATCTCCAGTGAAACCTTTCTCTCCTCTAACCGAGGTACCCTTTTCTCCCCTGGGGCCGGGCAGACCGTCGACGCCGATGATGCCGTCTACTCCGGGTGGACCCATTGGTCCTTGGTCACCCTTTTGCCCCGGCATGCCGATTTGTCCAGGGTTGCCTTTAGGTCCGTTATTGCCACGATCTCCCTTGGGTCCGCGGAAGCCCCTGGGGCCTCCGTCTCCCTTCTGTCCCTTGGGTCCCTTAACGAGGTTGCCGGGCACGATGGCCGGCGGGCCGGGCTGTCCGGGCGGGCCGCTGGGACCGTCGTCTCCGCGGTCTCCCTGTATaatcatattatattacaaGTATGTTCAAAAATCGTTTTACCGACCTATTTTTTTGGGTCTAGAGCTAAAGAAATTTTACAGATAAATAACGAAGACAAGAGCTGtatgtgtaaataataaaaaagtacgATCTTAGCAATTTTGCAAAGATTTTTCTGATATCATGAAAACATTATGCTGATATTGATATACATATACTGATATGATTGATACTGATATTGACCATATAagtgtaagtaaaaatatgaTGCCGATTCATAGTGACTTAGctattgtataaaattttaactcacCGGTGGTCCAGGCGCTCCCGGTTGTCCATTGAGTCCGTCACCTCCTCTTTCACCTGGCAAACCCGTCACACCCTGCAAGTTAAAAAGATTATGTAGGCGAAAATAGTGTAAGATGTCTGTCTGATTATTTTTTGTTCCATTTACATTTATCGTTAACAAAATAATCTCCttagtaaatatgtacataatatattttgtttacctGTGGTCCCCTCTCTCCGCGCTCCCCGGGCGTGCCGTCCATGCCCCGGTCTCCCTTAGCCCCGGGAGTCCCCGGGTAACACTCGTTGCAGCGACCACCAATGTCTCCTTTAGGTCCAGGATTTCCGGGAATGCCGTCGAATCCGGGCCTTCCTCGTTCTCCCTTCTCTCCAGGGGCACCCATCTCACCGGGGCTACCCGGAGTTCCGAGGGTAGAGTTTCCGGGAGTTCCTCTTAAGCCTTGGTAACCCTTTTCTCCCTTTTGACCTTTGCTTCCTGGTGTACCTGGTTGTCCTCCAAAACCACGTTCTCCCTGaaagttaatattattatattgatgCTATGAAACTCTTGATCAGGCCAaagaaatgtaattttatatcaTGTAACCAATAATTGAtaggataataataaattaccgGTATAGAGTATCCATCGTCACCCTTAGGTCCCCTGGGACCAGGCGAGCCAGCAGCACCATCGTATCCACGAGGACCAGCATTTCCTTTCTCACCATCAAGACCTGCTTCTCCCTTGTCACCCTTCTGTCCTGGAGGACCTTCAATACCAGGGTTTCCTGGCTCGCCTTGGCCTCCGGGGGGTCCCCTCGGCCCAGCTGGTCCACCCAGCCCGGGTTCACCATCAGTTCCTTTAGCACCGGGTGGTCCAGGGTAACCTCTAGGTCCAGGGGGTCCCGAGGGTCCCTGTGTCCCAGTTCTACCTCCGGGAGCTCCTTGAATACCCTTCAGTCCAAGCGGTCCAGGAGGCCCATCTCTGCCTGGCTCTCCTTTTCTACCCGGTCGTCCGTCAAGGCCAGCTAGTCCATCGTTGCCTCGGTCACCCTTTTGTCCCATAGGACCAGGCATACCGTACATTCCATCACGACCCTTTAAagaaataagtttttattaaaacatctgacagtttttttatgcctccatatattttgttagacaaaaattaatagaaaatgtTTACCTGCATACCAGCATCACCACGCAATCCCTTTTCTCCCTTGATTCCCATAAGACCAGCTGGTCCCGGTTCACCTTGTAGTCCCGTGTCACCCTTGTCTCCGATCCTTCCAGGCTCACCCTTGTCACCTCTAGCACCCATGTCTCCCTGGACACCTTTAATGGCATGGCTGAGTTCGTCGACGACTGGAAGAGTTCTTTCACAACTTATACCCTTCTCTCCTTTATCTCCACGGTCTCCTTTGTCACCGAGCAATCCTTGACCTTTAGAACCTTTAGGACCCTTGTCTCCTTTCAATCCGGCAGGACCCTATAATAATTAACGACAAATTTAGTAGCACggatttatgatttttataacGTTCTGACTGCGAAtctaattatgtaagtatgaaACTTACCATGGGACCTCTGTTTCCTCTAGCTCCGGGCTGACCGGCCACGCCAGTAGGTCCGATGGGGCCGGGTGGACCCGGACGACCGTTTAGTCCTGGCTCTCCTTTTTGACCCTTGGGGTAGTAACCAATGTGCGCTGCTTCTCCCTTGTATCCCTTTTCTCCTTTAATACCCGGGAGACCACGTGGTCCCGGGAAACCCTGAGGACCGGGCAGACCGGGTTCTCcctgaaaatatttcatggTGTTAGACAACAAGTTGTTTATcgtgtaaataaaatgtttgtacctacctagcgTGACTCAATGTTATCATCGAAAATAACCAATACACTTACGTCAGTTCCATTGCATCCATCTCGTCCAGCATATCCTCTGGGACCCATCTCTCCCTGAATACCAGGCGGACCAGTCAAACCAGCGAAACCCGGGTTACCAGGCTTGCCTCTGTCACCCTTCGGACCTCTGGGACCCTGTGGGCCCATCTGTCCCTTCTGACCTTTAGGACCTTGCGGCCCTTCAGCTCCGGCATGTCCAGGGAAACCTCTCGGTCCAGGCGCTCCAGCAACACCAGGGAAGCCCTGAAaatgaatatatttattcactTGGCGGTAGcgttcaatacaaaatatagaaaatatgTACGTGTCATGGAATGGAACATTATAgtcataattatgataaatttaatgaatGGGCAATCCACTCTttgatattgtaaa
This is a stretch of genomic DNA from Plutella xylostella chromosome 4, ilPluXylo3.1, whole genome shotgun sequence. It encodes these proteins:
- the LOC105386157 gene encoding collagen alpha-1(IV) chain; the encoded protein is MAVHVLWLVVAVAPLLGVNSQENEYSVNNVDPNQWNSDRRSDWLTAAGRSPRPAYSAGRGPSQQPPTQTYPYSQYPPGAGEYSSQRYPQGYPYPSESRSEYDSRDGARSGAEYDAQAGGRGGAEYDAQASDRDGSEYNSVSGGQGGSEYGARGDADYPPQDGDDLDESEYESQGGAQGGSGYASEGGARGGAGYGSQYGSQDNSGYSSQGGGRGSYGYPSQGGAQNNSEYSPDGSAAAYPESASQGGSQGTAGYGSQGGAQGGSGYGAQGGAGNNSQGLPGQYDAQGNAGYSSQGGSGYPQGSSGYSSQDESGYPRSGSGYPQDNSVSGSESTGYSSQGGSSYPSQGGTSYSSQSGSGYSSQGGSGSSQGGSGYPQGGSGYPQGGSGYPQGGSGYPQSGSGYPQGGSGYPSQGGSGSSTGGAGYSSQGGSDSSSQAGSGYPQGSSGYGQGGSGYAQGGSGYPQGGSGYSSQGGSGGAGGAGGAGYSSQGGPGSSAQGGSEGQAWGAQRGGNYAIYDPITKQRSPVGERNCTAPGCCQPKCFAEKGYRGFPGVAGAPGPRGFPGHAGAEGPQGPKGQKGQMGPQGPRGPKGDRGKPGNPGFAGLTGPPGIQGEMGPRGYAGRDGCNGTDGEPGLPGPQGFPGPRGLPGIKGEKGYKGEAAHIGYYPKGQKGEPGLNGRPGPPGPIGPTGVAGQPGARGNRGPMGPAGLKGDKGPKGSKGQGLLGDKGDRGDKGEKGISCERTLPVVDELSHAIKGVQGDMGARGDKGEPGRIGDKGDTGLQGEPGPAGLMGIKGEKGLRGDAGMQGRDGMYGMPGPMGQKGDRGNDGLAGLDGRPGRKGEPGRDGPPGPLGLKGIQGAPGGRTGTQGPSGPPGPRGYPGPPGAKGTDGEPGLGGPAGPRGPPGGQGEPGNPGIEGPPGQKGDKGEAGLDGEKGNAGPRGYDGAAGSPGPRGPKGDDGYSIPGERGFGGQPGTPGSKGQKGEKGYQGLRGTPGNSTLGTPGSPGEMGAPGEKGERGRPGFDGIPGNPGPKGDIGGRCNECYPGTPGAKGDRGMDGTPGERGERGPQGVTGLPGERGGDGLNGQPGAPGPPGDRGDDGPSGPPGQPGPPAIVPGNLVKGPKGQKGDGGPRGFRGPKGDRGNNGPKGNPGQIGMPGQKGDQGPMGPPGVDGIIGVDGLPGPRGEKGTSVRGEKGFTGDRGAKGDKGLAGWPGLKGEPGQCPANLAELTKGDRGEPGAPGPQGPAGEPGLKGDQGDAGRPGQKGDAGLQGRPGLTGPRGVPGQRGDKGDMGPAGFPGTPGNVGPIGLPGLNGPKGDKGEIGASMPGPPGPPGLEGRKGDQGPRGESGTPGTDGPPGPVGLPGEKGDLGFQGRPGLLGPPGLKGEPGPVGPPGVPGTPGYPGRDGAKGQQGFQGIPGKPGNIGLPGQKGDTGVPGPEGPKGFSGRRGAPGPQGLAGVEGTPGEKGDKGDLGLPGAPGGPGFDGAPGPMGPQGLKGDQGFEGAAGVPGRPGFDGEKGDRGDLGPIGPKGEPGLTSDKGQKGEPGIPGLRGLNGKPGLNGERGDKGDGGFPGIGQPGPQGSKGDVGLPGIDGYPGQQGDKGDVGFTGAKGAKGDRGLNGLPGQPGARGLDGTPGEKGDIGLPGYTGPKGAKGDFGLPGRDGYDGAKGERGPIGPPGPVGPVGLQGFKGDRGFPGLAMDVKGDKGDVGPAGFTGPMGQKGDRGLQGLQGREGQKGDRGFPGDKGQMGQPGFTGEKGDQGPAGPAGLGGLTIKGEKGLPGIPGKHGRPGNPGAPGEKGDLGLTGLPGTIGRPGLPGLPGPQGEKGDQGREGIAGPPGYDGRPGTPGPPGRPGPAGEKGDRGPTGYGLPGEKGDQGPPGPTGLPGLRGEKGDRGLDGIDGAAGYQGQQGEKGDRGFQGRIGLTGTLGMKGDKGEPATVVYGPKGEPGPRGPPGRPGLPGKDGQPGNPGIDGLPGQKGDMGRPGPMGPPGAPGPMGLQGLQGDRGLTGVAGVAGPPGAPGAPCATTDYLTGMLLVRHSQTDTVPECKAGHTKLWDGYSLLYIDGNEKAHNQDLGYAGSCIRKFSTMPFLFCDLNEVCNYASRNDRSYWLSTNSEIPMMPVEGFEIMRYISRCVVCEVPANVIAVHSQTLDVPSCPVGWTDLWLGYSFVMHTGAGGQGGGQALESPGSCLEDFRSSPFIECNGEGGTCHHFANKLSFWLTTIEDSKQFSSPQRQTLKAGRQLERVSRCAVCIKNT